In Bacteroidota bacterium, a single window of DNA contains:
- a CDS encoding PorT family protein has translation MLGFSYTAKSAEGDKAFQLGLTGSANFGWTSRALKPASPNGLGLGYSIGITGDWNLVKSKSNYFLSFDFLSTNLRTRIKLTNSAPFLSKKDSFNYENIEHTFKLTYVEIPISLKLKINEIGYFTWFAQFGISPGILYRTQAKFKAERVGSHDKLTTEYFNNNSGEDDDVKQEFTEFNDNIRFYRIATFIGAGMEYRFSGNTAFVASLRFNNGLNDILSDKKAAAHNTFIALHAGILF, from the coding sequence ATGTTGGGCTTTTCTTACACAGCCAAATCTGCCGAAGGGGACAAAGCATTTCAGTTAGGTTTAACAGGATCTGCCAATTTTGGTTGGACTTCAAGAGCACTAAAACCAGCATCTCCTAATGGACTTGGACTCGGATATTCGATTGGTATTACAGGCGATTGGAACCTTGTGAAATCCAAAAGTAATTATTTCTTGTCTTTTGATTTTCTTAGCACTAATTTGAGAACGCGCATTAAACTTACTAATAGTGCTCCTTTTTTAAGCAAAAAAGACTCTTTCAATTATGAAAATATTGAACATACATTTAAACTTACCTATGTTGAAATTCCGATTTCTTTAAAATTGAAGATTAATGAAATTGGGTATTTTACATGGTTTGCTCAATTTGGAATTTCACCCGGTATTTTATACAGAACTCAAGCTAAATTTAAGGCTGAAAGAGTGGGTTCGCATGATAAACTGACAACAGAATATTTCAATAATAATTCAGGAGAAGATGATGATGTAAAGCAAGAATTCACTGAATTTAATGACAATATTCGTTTTTACCGAATTGCTACTTTCATAGGAGCCGGTATGGAATACCGTTTTTCAGGCAATACTGCATTTGTTGCCAGTCTCAGATTCAACAATGGACTTAATGATATTCTGTCCGATAAAAAGGCTGCCGCTCATAATACTTTTATTGCGTTGCATGCAGGTATTTTATTTTAG
- a CDS encoding MBL fold metallo-hydrolase, whose product MKITFLGTGTSQGVPVIACPCDVCSSANQKDNRLRTSIKIEINGQTFVIDSGPDFRQQMLRSHTKQLDALIFTHEHKDHIAGMDDIRAFNYFSQKAIEIYATERVQQALKREFYYVFSDEKYPGIPEVNLNTIKENEPFYIGNIEFTPIQVLHYYLPVLGFRIGDFVYITDANKIEPKEMEKIKGAKVLVLNALRIQKHISHFTLDEAIEIARKVGAQQTYLTHISHQLGLHDIVQKELPEGIHLAHDGLELMIS is encoded by the coding sequence ATGAAAATTACTTTTTTGGGGACAGGAACTTCGCAGGGCGTACCGGTAATTGCCTGCCCTTGTGATGTATGTAGTTCTGCAAACCAAAAAGATAACAGACTGAGAACCTCAATTAAAATCGAGATTAACGGGCAAACATTTGTAATAGACTCAGGACCTGATTTTCGCCAACAAATGCTAAGAAGCCATACCAAGCAATTGGATGCATTGATTTTTACCCACGAGCACAAAGACCACATAGCAGGGATGGATGATATCAGAGCATTTAACTATTTCTCGCAAAAAGCAATCGAGATTTATGCAACTGAGCGTGTGCAGCAGGCACTTAAACGTGAGTTTTACTATGTATTTTCAGACGAAAAATACCCCGGTATTCCCGAAGTAAATCTGAATACAATCAAAGAAAACGAACCTTTTTACATTGGCAATATTGAGTTTACACCCATTCAGGTGTTGCATTACTACTTACCGGTATTAGGGTTTCGTATTGGCGACTTTGTTTATATCACTGATGCAAACAAAATTGAACCTAAAGAAATGGAGAAAATAAAAGGCGCTAAAGTGTTGGTTCTAAACGCACTGAGAATACAAAAACACATCTCTCATTTCACGCTTGATGAAGCGATTGAAATAGCGCGGAAAGTAGGGGCGCAACAAACCTACTTAACCCATATTAGCCATCAACTTGGGTTGCATGATATAGTACAAAAAGAACTCCCAGAAGGAATTCATCTTGCACATGACGGGCTAGAACTCATGATCAGCTAA
- a CDS encoding (Fe-S)-binding protein, with the protein MKVRTYADYIAAGETPEILFWVGCAGSFDQRAQRVTKAFAKILDYAGVKFAVLGNEESCTGDPAKRAGNEFLFQMQANNNIAVLNGYGVEKIVATCPHCFNTIKNEYPELGGNYEVLHHMQFLQSLINEGRLKIKGGFYKGKKITYHDSCYLGRGNDVYEAPREVIAAMEADLVEMKTCRSKGMCCGAGGAQVFKESEKGKKEINTARIEQAIETEAKIVASNCPFCMIMLQDGVKACGQENNMQVIDIAELIAKAEDLID; encoded by the coding sequence ATGAAAGTAAGAACTTATGCCGATTATATAGCTGCCGGTGAAACCCCCGAAATCCTTTTTTGGGTGGGATGTGCCGGTAGTTTTGACCAAAGAGCACAACGTGTAACAAAAGCTTTTGCCAAAATATTGGATTATGCAGGAGTTAAGTTTGCGGTCTTAGGTAACGAAGAAAGTTGTACAGGAGACCCTGCAAAAAGAGCTGGAAATGAATTCCTGTTTCAGATGCAAGCAAATAATAATATTGCTGTGTTGAATGGATATGGTGTCGAGAAAATTGTTGCAACTTGTCCTCACTGCTTTAACACCATAAAAAATGAATACCCCGAATTAGGAGGTAATTATGAAGTACTTCACCATATGCAATTTCTGCAAAGCCTTATCAATGAAGGACGGCTCAAAATAAAGGGAGGTTTTTATAAAGGTAAAAAAATTACCTATCATGATAGCTGTTATCTCGGCAGAGGTAATGATGTTTATGAAGCACCCCGAGAAGTGATTGCTGCTATGGAAGCAGACTTGGTCGAAATGAAAACATGTAGAAGCAAAGGGATGTGCTGCGGTGCAGGGGGAGCGCAGGTTTTCAAAGAGTCTGAAAAAGGGAAAAAGGAAATCAATACTGCTCGAATTGAACAAGCTATTGAAACCGAAGCCAAAATTGTGGCATCAAACTGCCCCTTTTGTATGATTATGCTGCAAGACGGTGTCAAAGCTTGCGGTCAGGAAAATAATATGCAAGTCATTGATATTGCAGAACTCATTGCCAAGGCAGAAGACTTGATAGATTGA
- a CDS encoding RelA/SpoT family protein yields MSKEISETVTSKLNQEDLENKEIINRYRRLLRSIRFPLKKEDKKLIREAFNLALDAHRGVRRKSGVPYIFHPIEVARIAAKEIGLGATSIACALIHDVVEDSDYSLEYIEKKFGKKVAQIVDGLTKISGVFDYADSMQAENFRKMLLTLSKDVRVIIIKLCDRLHNMRTLESMSRKNQLKIASETLFFYAPLAHRLGLYAMKTELEDLAVKFTERQKYNEITTKLRDTKASRDRYMRKFADPIKTVLDKHGVKYEVKGRVKSVYSILHKMEKQQVPFEEVYDLFAVRIIIDTNPTNEKADCWKVYSFVTDIYYPNPTRLRDWISQPKSNGYESLHTTVMGPGGQWVEVQIRSTRMDEVAEQGYAAHWKYKNQGAEKEGGRGLDEWLLRVKDVLENPGPNALDFLDQFKSQLLEEEIFVFTPRGELRKMPAGSTALDFAFEIHSEIGIKCIGAKVNNKLVQLKTPLANGDQVEILTSDKQVPKEEWFGYLVSGKAKNKLKDYFNDAKKRDAEHGKEILKRKFKTAKITFSDEHINRLVDIFKLHSATDLFASVGLGLISKDEIDLKKNLAKKTKHKQAKVEIIAPIVTFPDKNTNIIVGDTPELEYKLAQCCNPIPGDDIFGFVTVGEGIKIHRTNCSNGIALMSNYGYRVIKAEWEAQYQRSEKQFLVGLKIEGIDDVGVLSSLTDIISKAMKVNIKSITVESNAGTFEGRLLLYITDTKHLDELISNIVVRHKFMKVTRVDVKN; encoded by the coding sequence ATGTCGAAAGAAATTAGTGAGACGGTTACCTCAAAACTTAATCAAGAAGATCTTGAAAATAAGGAAATTATCAATCGTTATAGGAGACTGCTGCGTTCTATCAGGTTTCCCTTGAAAAAGGAAGATAAAAAACTCATTAGAGAAGCCTTTAACCTTGCACTTGATGCTCACAGAGGAGTTAGGCGAAAGTCAGGGGTTCCTTATATTTTTCATCCTATTGAAGTTGCAAGGATAGCAGCCAAAGAGATTGGTTTAGGAGCAACTTCAATTGCATGTGCACTCATACATGACGTGGTGGAAGACAGCGATTATTCTTTGGAATATATTGAGAAGAAATTTGGGAAAAAAGTTGCTCAGATTGTTGATGGGTTAACCAAGATATCCGGTGTCTTTGATTATGCGGATTCCATGCAAGCGGAGAATTTCCGTAAAATGCTGCTCACCCTTTCAAAAGATGTCAGGGTAATTATTATTAAGCTTTGTGACAGACTGCATAATATGCGGACTTTGGAATCAATGTCGCGTAAAAATCAGTTGAAAATTGCCTCAGAAACCTTGTTTTTTTATGCGCCACTCGCACACAGATTGGGGTTATATGCCATGAAAACAGAACTTGAGGATTTAGCGGTTAAATTCACAGAAAGACAAAAGTACAATGAAATAACTACTAAACTCCGTGATACAAAAGCTTCGCGTGATAGATATATGAGGAAGTTTGCTGATCCAATCAAGACTGTACTCGACAAACACGGAGTGAAATATGAGGTAAAGGGAAGGGTTAAGTCAGTTTATAGTATTCTGCACAAGATGGAGAAGCAACAAGTGCCTTTTGAAGAGGTTTACGATTTGTTTGCTGTTCGCATCATTATTGATACCAACCCTACCAATGAAAAAGCAGATTGTTGGAAGGTTTATTCCTTTGTTACAGATATTTACTATCCAAATCCTACGCGCTTGCGCGACTGGATTTCACAACCCAAAAGCAATGGCTATGAGTCTTTGCATACAACTGTCATGGGTCCGGGAGGCCAATGGGTGGAAGTGCAAATTCGTTCTACCCGCATGGATGAGGTGGCAGAACAAGGGTATGCTGCACATTGGAAATATAAAAATCAAGGTGCAGAGAAGGAGGGAGGCAGAGGATTAGATGAATGGCTCTTAAGGGTCAAGGATGTGTTGGAAAATCCGGGTCCCAACGCGCTTGATTTTTTGGATCAGTTTAAGAGTCAGTTACTTGAAGAAGAAATATTTGTTTTTACACCCAGAGGAGAACTTCGTAAAATGCCCGCAGGTTCCACCGCTCTTGATTTTGCTTTTGAAATACATTCTGAAATTGGAATCAAATGTATTGGAGCTAAAGTCAACAATAAATTAGTACAACTCAAAACACCGCTTGCCAATGGCGATCAAGTTGAGATTCTGACATCTGACAAACAAGTTCCTAAAGAGGAATGGTTTGGATATCTGGTTTCGGGTAAGGCGAAAAACAAACTCAAGGACTATTTTAATGATGCAAAGAAAAGGGATGCTGAGCATGGTAAAGAAATTCTGAAAAGGAAGTTCAAAACGGCTAAGATTACCTTCTCTGATGAACATATTAATAGATTGGTTGACATTTTTAAGTTGCATTCTGCGACAGACCTATTTGCTTCCGTTGGGCTGGGACTTATTTCCAAAGATGAAATTGATCTGAAGAAAAATCTCGCCAAAAAAACCAAACATAAGCAAGCAAAGGTTGAAATAATTGCCCCCATTGTTACATTTCCGGATAAGAATACAAACATAATTGTTGGTGATACACCAGAATTAGAATACAAGTTGGCTCAATGCTGTAACCCTATTCCGGGAGATGATATTTTTGGATTTGTAACTGTAGGAGAGGGGATTAAGATTCACAGAACAAATTGTTCGAACGGTATTGCACTCATGTCTAACTATGGCTATCGGGTTATAAAAGCAGAGTGGGAAGCACAATATCAGCGCAGTGAAAAGCAGTTTTTGGTGGGGCTTAAAATTGAAGGGATAGATGATGTGGGGGTGTTGAGCAGCCTGACAGACATTATTTCCAAAGCCATGAAGGTTAATATTAAATCCATCACAGTAGAATCTAATGCCGGCACATTTGAAGGGAGGCTACTTTTATATATTACCGATACAAAACACCTGGATGAATTAATCAGCAATATTGTTGTGCGACACAAGTTTATGAAGGTTACACGTGTAGATGTGAAGAATTAA
- a CDS encoding (Fe-S)-binding protein, with protein sequence MDFIAQIVFIIVLGVGVYFFYKSISRIRRNIQIGKDIDLTDNKPQRWKNMLRFAVGQGKMTKIKPIAGILHIFVYLGFVLINIEVAEIIIDGIAGTHRVFRPVLGGLYDFSIGFFEILGLLVIISCIIFLFRRNAMKIYRFQSPELKGWPFFDANVILVVEIVLMTALLVMNAADRHFQQDANMPVSGFIYPLFQNMSESTAYMWMQAAWWFHFAGILWFLNYVPYSKHLHIILAFPNTYFTNLNPKAKFQNNPLVANEVKAMMDPSFTPPAVENPRFGVKDVEDLTWKNLLDAYSCTECGRCTSVCPANTTGKLLSPRKVMMDTRDRLEEVGKIRAGAMPEPAEPKDLHTYITREELLACTTCNACVEVCPVNINPMEIIVNMRQYLVMEQSNAPQEWNMMFSNIENNGAPWQFAQSERGNWALDLEKESNKEENQI encoded by the coding sequence ATGGACTTTATAGCTCAAATTGTATTCATCATTGTTCTTGGAGTAGGGGTTTATTTCTTCTACAAGAGCATCAGCCGAATCAGGCGTAATATTCAAATCGGAAAAGATATTGACCTCACGGATAATAAACCTCAACGTTGGAAAAACATGCTCAGGTTTGCAGTAGGTCAGGGCAAAATGACCAAAATAAAACCCATTGCGGGTATTTTGCACATCTTTGTATATCTCGGATTTGTGTTAATTAATATTGAAGTTGCTGAAATTATTATTGATGGAATTGCCGGTACACACAGGGTGTTCAGACCGGTTTTGGGTGGATTATATGATTTCTCAATCGGTTTTTTCGAAATACTCGGGCTGCTTGTGATTATCTCTTGCATCATTTTCTTATTCAGAAGAAATGCTATGAAAATCTATCGCTTTCAGTCGCCTGAACTCAAAGGATGGCCTTTTTTTGATGCCAATGTTATATTGGTGGTAGAGATTGTGTTAATGACTGCTCTTTTGGTGATGAATGCTGCAGACCGGCATTTCCAACAGGATGCCAATATGCCCGTGAGTGGTTTCATATATCCTTTGTTCCAAAACATGAGCGAATCAACTGCATATATGTGGATGCAGGCAGCTTGGTGGTTTCATTTTGCAGGCATTCTGTGGTTTCTTAATTATGTGCCTTACAGCAAACATTTGCATATCATCTTGGCGTTCCCCAATACTTATTTTACCAATCTTAACCCCAAAGCAAAGTTTCAAAATAACCCGCTTGTTGCCAATGAGGTCAAAGCCATGATGGATCCTTCTTTTACCCCTCCCGCGGTTGAAAATCCCAGATTTGGGGTGAAAGATGTAGAAGATTTAACATGGAAAAACTTGTTGGATGCATATTCCTGTACGGAATGTGGCAGGTGTACTTCGGTTTGTCCGGCAAACACAACAGGTAAATTGCTCTCGCCTCGCAAAGTCATGATGGACACTCGCGACAGGTTAGAAGAAGTTGGCAAAATTAGAGCTGGTGCTATGCCTGAACCTGCAGAACCAAAAGATTTGCATACCTATATTACCCGCGAAGAATTGCTGGCTTGTACCACTTGCAATGCGTGTGTGGAGGTGTGTCCGGTAAATATCAACCCCATGGAAATTATTGTGAACATGAGGCAATATCTTGTGATGGAACAATCTAACGCTCCGCAAGAGTGGAATATGATGTTCAGCAATATTGAAAACAATGGTGCGCCCTGGCAGTTTGCACAGAGTGAGAGAGGTAATTGGGCTTTAGACCTGGAAAAAGAAAGTAATAAAGAAGAAAATCAAATTTAG
- the trmD gene encoding tRNA (guanosine(37)-N1)-methyltransferase TrmD, with protein MRIDIITVLPELLQSPFNHSIIQRAKDKGLVEIHIHALRDYADNKYKQVDDYPYGGGAGMVIMPSPLAKCIEKLKAERSYDEIIFLTPDGLPAKQKLVNTLSLTENLLIISGHYKGIDQRIRDKYVTLEISIGDFVVTGGEIPTALLVDGIVRLIPGVISNEESALSDSFQDGLLAPPVYTRPAEFEGMKVPDVLLSGNFKEIENWRLEQAEKRTQEKRPDLFN; from the coding sequence ATGAGAATAGACATCATAACCGTACTTCCTGAATTGCTGCAGAGTCCTTTTAACCACTCCATCATACAAAGAGCAAAGGACAAAGGGCTAGTTGAGATTCACATCCATGCACTCCGAGACTATGCCGACAATAAATACAAGCAAGTTGACGACTATCCCTATGGCGGAGGTGCAGGAATGGTCATCATGCCCTCTCCCTTAGCAAAATGCATAGAAAAACTCAAAGCCGAAAGAAGTTATGATGAAATAATTTTCCTAACCCCGGACGGATTGCCTGCCAAGCAAAAATTAGTAAACACGCTCTCACTGACAGAAAACTTACTCATCATCAGTGGACACTACAAAGGAATTGACCAAAGAATCCGTGACAAATATGTTACACTTGAAATTAGTATTGGAGATTTTGTGGTTACCGGAGGCGAGATTCCGACTGCTTTGTTGGTGGACGGTATTGTCCGACTGATTCCGGGCGTAATCAGCAATGAAGAAAGTGCATTATCAGACAGTTTTCAGGATGGTCTATTGGCACCTCCGGTATATACACGCCCTGCGGAGTTCGAAGGAATGAAAGTGCCCGATGTGCTATTGTCAGGCAATTTCAAAGAGATTGAAAACTGGCGATTGGAACAAGCTGAAAAACGAACACAAGAAAAAAGACCTGACCTTTTTAATTAG
- a CDS encoding 3'-5' exonuclease, producing the protein MNIQLKRNLVVLDIESTGVNFIKDKIVELFLLKIKPNGEQEEYLQRFNPQVLMTEDVIAIHGITNEMVANEPVFAERAKEIMTFIGDADLAGFNSDKFDIPMLMEELGRAGIDLMIEKRKTIDVQRIFHKMEPRNLAAAYQFYCNKELDGAHSANADTRATWEILEAQIEKYNSLAKTVAGLSEFTSNGETLDLSGRVTYNSKRIPVFNFGKYKGFAVKEVFQKEPSYFDWIMNSDFSMQTKKIITALRLEMMNEGNTSK; encoded by the coding sequence GTGAATATTCAATTAAAAAGAAATCTGGTCGTATTGGACATTGAGAGTACAGGAGTGAATTTTATAAAAGACAAAATTGTCGAACTATTTTTGCTAAAAATAAAACCGAATGGCGAACAAGAAGAATATCTGCAAAGGTTTAATCCTCAGGTATTGATGACAGAAGATGTGATTGCTATCCACGGCATAACCAATGAAATGGTAGCCAACGAACCTGTATTTGCAGAACGCGCAAAAGAAATAATGACTTTTATCGGAGATGCAGACTTGGCAGGTTTTAATTCAGACAAATTTGATATTCCCATGCTCATGGAAGAATTGGGTAGAGCCGGTATTGATTTGATGATTGAAAAGCGCAAGACTATTGATGTACAAAGAATTTTCCATAAAATGGAACCGCGCAATCTGGCTGCTGCCTATCAATTTTATTGTAATAAAGAATTGGACGGGGCGCACTCAGCCAATGCAGATACACGCGCAACATGGGAAATATTAGAGGCACAAATTGAAAAATACAATTCACTTGCCAAAACAGTAGCGGGGCTTTCCGAATTTACATCTAATGGCGAGACGCTGGATTTATCCGGCAGGGTAACCTATAACAGCAAAAGGATTCCCGTTTTTAACTTCGGAAAATACAAAGGGTTCGCAGTTAAGGAGGTGTTTCAAAAAGAGCCATCTTATTTTGATTGGATTATGAACTCAGATTTTTCGATGCAGACAAAAAAGATTATCACCGCCCTTCGTCTGGAAATGATGAATGAAGGAAATACAAGCAAATAA
- the nadE gene encoding NAD(+) synthase, with product MVEKLKTDLENGLKSFFKQAGFTKAVLGSSGGIDSALVQSLASNALGAENVVALIMPSAFSSKSSVEDAITLCNNLGNTYHIINISSLYHEYLGVLKEVYGETHFDTTEENLQARIRANLLMAYSNKKGHLLLNTSNKSELSVGYGTLYGDLCGAVSVIGSLYKTQVYELARFLNSDREVIPVNIINKEPSAELRHGQKDSDSLPAYPILDSILKSLIDECKSPEQIIANGTNADVVQRVVQLVKRSEFKKHQVPPVLNLD from the coding sequence ATGGTTGAAAAATTAAAAACGGATTTAGAAAACGGATTAAAATCTTTTTTTAAGCAAGCAGGTTTTACAAAAGCAGTTTTAGGAAGTTCCGGTGGCATTGATTCGGCTTTGGTGCAAAGCTTGGCAAGCAACGCTTTGGGGGCTGAAAATGTGGTTGCACTGATTATGCCTTCGGCTTTTTCTTCTAAAAGTTCCGTAGAAGATGCAATAACGCTGTGCAATAATTTGGGTAATACCTATCATATTATCAATATTTCCTCTTTATATCATGAGTACTTAGGTGTTTTAAAGGAGGTTTATGGAGAAACTCATTTTGATACAACTGAAGAAAATTTACAAGCGCGAATAAGAGCTAATTTGCTCATGGCTTATAGTAACAAGAAGGGACATCTTTTGCTCAATACCAGTAACAAAAGTGAATTGTCTGTAGGGTATGGAACTTTGTACGGAGATTTGTGTGGTGCTGTTTCTGTTATTGGTAGTTTGTATAAAACGCAAGTATATGAACTTGCACGTTTTCTTAATTCAGACCGAGAAGTCATTCCTGTTAATATAATCAACAAAGAACCCAGTGCCGAGTTGCGTCATGGGCAAAAGGATTCAGACTCTTTGCCGGCATATCCTATTTTAGACTCAATCTTGAAATCACTGATAGATGAATGCAAATCCCCTGAGCAGATTATTGCAAACGGAACCAATGCAGATGTTGTACAAAGGGTAGTACAACTTGTTAAACGCAGTGAGTTTAAAAAGCATCAAGTTCCTCCTGTTCTTAACTTGGATTAA
- a CDS encoding RluA family pseudouridine synthase, with protein MTKAKRGLCIIYEDENYLVIDKPSGVASLDEHVFTTPSILRLLKSQFPDAQLCHRLDKETSGCLLASKHNAAYRHAAVLFEKRLVEKTYTAICNGSSNFENLCIDLPLQTSSKRVKVSHRYGKPAQTIVNTTEHFKHFSVVECKPLSGRTHQIRVHLAEQHTPIINDSLYGGTPPLLSKIKRHFQLSKGEESESPIIERIALHASGLSFDSIDGKRLEIKCPLSKDLDALLKILRRYDSA; from the coding sequence ATGACAAAGGCTAAACGTGGATTATGCATTATCTATGAGGATGAAAATTACTTGGTGATAGACAAACCTTCCGGTGTGGCGAGTTTGGATGAACATGTTTTTACGACACCATCTATTTTGCGCCTGCTCAAATCTCAATTTCCTGATGCACAACTTTGTCATAGATTAGACAAAGAAACGTCCGGATGTCTGTTGGCATCTAAACACAACGCTGCCTATCGCCATGCTGCCGTACTATTTGAAAAAAGATTGGTGGAAAAGACTTATACCGCTATTTGCAACGGTTCAAGCAATTTTGAAAACCTATGCATTGATTTACCCTTACAAACCTCATCCAAAAGGGTAAAAGTATCACACCGATACGGGAAACCTGCTCAGACGATAGTCAATACGACAGAGCATTTTAAACATTTCAGCGTTGTAGAATGCAAACCCCTAAGCGGACGAACTCACCAAATCAGAGTACATCTTGCCGAACAGCATACGCCAATTATCAATGACAGTCTTTATGGTGGCACGCCACCCTTGTTATCCAAAATCAAACGCCATTTTCAACTATCCAAAGGCGAAGAATCAGAAAGCCCCATCATAGAACGCATTGCATTGCATGCTTCGGGCTTGTCGTTTGACAGTATTGACGGTAAAAGATTAGAAATTAAATGCCCGCTGAGCAAAGACTTAGATGCATTACTTAAGATTTTGAGGCGATACGATAGTGCTTAA
- the smpB gene encoding SsrA-binding protein has protein sequence MSNLNIVNKKAGFNYALEQKYTAGMALTGTEVKSIRQSNASISEAYCVIEGNELFIKNMHISEWKFGSYLNHEPLRTRKLLLTKKELRKLKRGIETEGYAIIPIRVFLSDRGLIKIEIALAKGKKLFDKREDIKKKDLERETKRKF, from the coding sequence ATGTCCAATCTGAATATAGTCAATAAAAAAGCAGGGTTTAATTATGCATTGGAACAGAAATATACTGCCGGCATGGCGCTGACCGGAACTGAAGTAAAATCAATCAGACAAAGTAATGCTTCTATTTCTGAAGCCTATTGCGTGATTGAAGGAAATGAACTTTTCATTAAAAACATGCATATTTCTGAGTGGAAATTTGGCAGTTATCTCAACCACGAACCATTGCGAACCCGTAAACTTCTGCTCACAAAAAAAGAACTTCGCAAACTCAAAAGAGGGATTGAGACTGAAGGCTACGCAATCATTCCAATAAGAGTTTTCTTGAGTGATAGAGGACTTATCAAAATCGAGATTGCATTAGCCAAAGGTAAAAAATTGTTTGACAAAAGAGAAGACATCAAGAAAAAAGATCTGGAACGAGAGACCAAACGCAAGTTCTGA